In Zobellia roscoffensis, the following are encoded in one genomic region:
- a CDS encoding lysophospholipid acyltransferase family protein, translating into MKNIGYQLLKTWIKTGLHLYYGKIQVSGLDNVPKDKPVLFLPNHQSALLDVLLIAVDCNRKPFFLTRSDVFTKPSLKKFFAYLRMIPIYRIRDGREALKNNQAVFDQCAEIFGNGHAIVMFPEANHNIKRRVRPLSKGFTRILFNAVDRLPDTDIHIVPVGLNYRSNSGFPDRVAIYFDESIVVNTLYDANDVQGSVNTVKGMVSDRLKHLTTHIEDENNYDSISGQLNALNADFLNPFETNKTIETLNTSVAADGIIKKKEGLRSLTKAIFELVNFPLLIVWRKWAKPKVWEPEFMGTLRFGFALLAYPVYYALLFTVVTLLSDSLVGVIVVLTLFLYNCLYVRSN; encoded by the coding sequence TTGAAGAATATAGGCTATCAATTATTGAAAACCTGGATTAAGACGGGATTACATCTTTATTACGGGAAAATACAAGTTTCAGGGCTGGATAATGTACCTAAGGACAAGCCTGTACTTTTTTTACCAAACCACCAAAGTGCACTGTTAGATGTGTTATTGATTGCGGTAGATTGTAATCGTAAACCATTCTTCTTAACACGTTCGGATGTGTTTACGAAGCCTAGCCTAAAGAAGTTTTTTGCCTATCTAAGAATGATTCCTATTTATAGAATTAGAGATGGGAGGGAGGCCTTAAAAAACAACCAAGCTGTATTTGATCAATGTGCCGAAATTTTTGGGAATGGACATGCTATCGTAATGTTTCCGGAAGCTAACCATAATATTAAACGTCGTGTGAGGCCTTTAAGTAAGGGGTTTACCCGTATTCTTTTCAATGCTGTGGATAGATTGCCGGATACGGATATTCATATTGTTCCCGTGGGTCTTAATTATAGAAGTAATTCTGGTTTTCCTGATCGGGTGGCCATCTATTTTGATGAGAGTATTGTGGTAAATACCCTGTATGATGCCAATGATGTTCAAGGGTCGGTCAATACGGTAAAAGGGATGGTTTCTGACAGGCTAAAGCATCTAACAACACATATAGAAGATGAGAATAACTACGATTCTATTTCAGGACAACTGAATGCTTTGAACGCAGATTTTCTAAATCCGTTTGAAACCAATAAAACCATTGAAACTCTCAATACATCTGTAGCTGCTGATGGTATTATTAAGAAAAAAGAAGGACTCCGGTCACTGACAAAAGCAATATTTGAGCTAGTAAATTTTCCGTTACTTATAGTATGGCGTAAATGGGCAAAACCTAAAGTTTGGGAACCAGAATTTATGGGAACCCTTCGTTTTGGGTTTGCGTTGCTAGCGTACCCTGTGTATTATGCCTTACTCTTTACTGTAGTTACGTTATTAAGTGATAGCCTTGTAGGAGTGATAGTTGTACTGACTTTATTTCTTTACAATTGCCTTTATGTTCGTAGCAATTAA
- a CDS encoding peptidylprolyl isomerase has translation MQDGIYAKFNTDKGEILVKLTHDKTPGTVGNFVALAEGKQDNTAKAAGEPYYDGLKFHRVIPDFMVQGGCPQGTGTGDAGYKFDDEFHPDLNHSEPGVLSMANAGPGTNGSQFFITHVPTPWLDNKHTVFGKVESGQDVVDAIAQGDQIKNVEIVRVGDEAQKWDALASFTKFKSSKEERLAEEKAKQAAELDKIAAGFDETESGLRYKMIQKGSGAQAEKGQTVSVHYEGSLLSGQVFDSSYKRNQPIDFQLGVGQVIPGWDEGIQLLQVGDKARLVIPSNLGYGSAGAGGVIPPNATLLFDVELMGVK, from the coding sequence ATGCAAGACGGAATCTACGCAAAATTCAATACGGACAAAGGTGAGATATTAGTAAAACTTACTCATGATAAAACTCCGGGTACGGTAGGTAACTTTGTTGCCCTTGCCGAAGGAAAACAAGATAATACTGCAAAAGCTGCAGGAGAGCCTTATTATGATGGATTAAAATTCCATAGGGTAATTCCAGATTTTATGGTACAGGGCGGATGTCCTCAAGGTACAGGTACGGGTGATGCCGGATATAAGTTTGATGATGAATTTCATCCAGATCTTAACCACTCGGAACCAGGCGTACTTTCTATGGCAAATGCTGGTCCTGGTACCAATGGGAGCCAGTTCTTTATAACTCATGTACCAACACCATGGTTAGATAATAAGCATACCGTTTTTGGTAAGGTAGAAAGTGGTCAAGATGTAGTAGATGCTATTGCTCAAGGAGACCAGATAAAGAATGTTGAAATTGTTCGTGTTGGTGATGAGGCCCAAAAATGGGATGCTCTAGCTAGCTTCACAAAATTCAAAAGTTCTAAAGAAGAGCGTCTTGCCGAAGAAAAAGCGAAGCAAGCGGCAGAATTAGATAAAATTGCAGCCGGTTTTGATGAGACGGAAAGTGGTCTTAGATATAAAATGATTCAAAAGGGAAGTGGCGCACAGGCAGAAAAAGGCCAAACTGTATCAGTTCATTATGAAGGTTCTTTATTGAGCGGTCAGGTTTTTGATTCTTCATACAAGCGCAATCAACCAATTGATTTTCAATTAGGTGTTGGTCAAGTAATTCCAGGTTGGGATGAAGGTATTCAACTCTTACAGGTAGGAGATAAGGCAAGACTGGTTATTCCATCTAATTTAGGATATGGTAGTGCTGGTGCAGGCGGAGTAATTCCTCCAAATGCCACATTATTATTTGATGTTGAATTGATGGGAGTAAAATAA
- a CDS encoding bile acid:sodium symporter family protein produces MTENLLDSVPLNFDAQAQWVLNISLALVMFGIALDISIADFKGLFQNPKPIFTGLFSQFFLLPLLTFLLVLCIEPIPSIALGMVMVAACPGGNVSNFVSHMAGANTALSVSLTAAATLLAIVFTPLNLQFWGSLYPPTNQILKEVALSPWQMIQLVSLLLGFPLVLGIWVNHLKPRLAKKMGKVLKVVSLVFFILLVFLALYNNRVVFYDYVMYVFWIVVLHNILAFLTGFSFAKLMGLSKRNIRSITIETGIQNSGLGLLLIFSFFDGLGGMALLAAFWGVWHLVSGLTLAAFWSYKPIKTETLT; encoded by the coding sequence TTGACCGAAAACTTACTAGATAGCGTACCCCTTAATTTTGACGCCCAAGCGCAATGGGTATTGAATATTTCACTTGCTTTGGTAATGTTCGGGATTGCCCTAGACATTTCTATAGCAGATTTTAAAGGACTTTTTCAAAACCCCAAGCCTATATTTACGGGGCTTTTCAGTCAATTTTTTCTGTTGCCTCTTCTAACTTTTTTATTAGTGTTATGTATTGAGCCTATACCTAGTATTGCCTTGGGAATGGTTATGGTAGCTGCTTGTCCGGGTGGGAATGTATCAAATTTTGTATCTCATATGGCAGGCGCAAATACAGCTTTGTCTGTAAGTTTAACGGCAGCAGCAACTTTGTTAGCCATTGTTTTTACACCTTTAAATCTTCAGTTTTGGGGAAGTTTGTATCCACCAACAAATCAAATTTTAAAAGAAGTGGCTTTATCTCCTTGGCAGATGATTCAATTGGTTTCCTTGTTATTGGGTTTTCCTTTGGTTTTAGGCATATGGGTAAACCACCTGAAACCTCGTTTGGCAAAAAAAATGGGTAAAGTTCTTAAAGTTGTTTCATTGGTCTTTTTTATACTATTGGTATTTTTGGCCTTGTATAACAACCGCGTTGTATTTTATGATTATGTAATGTATGTTTTCTGGATTGTTGTCCTACATAATATATTGGCTTTTTTAACGGGATTTTCATTTGCCAAATTAATGGGTTTATCTAAAAGAAATATACGTTCCATTACTATAGAAACGGGTATCCAAAATTCTGGGCTAGGTTTGCTTTTAATTTTTTCTTTTTTTGACGGCCTAGGCGGAATGGCATTATTGGCTGCTTTCTGGGGAGTCTGGCACTTAGTATCAGGTCTCACACTTGCTGCTTTTTGGAGTTATAAACCAATTAAAACCGAAACACTGACTTGA
- a CDS encoding tRNA-binding protein: MDETINWQDFAKIDMRVGTVLKVDDFPEARNPAYQLHINFGEEIGIKKTSAQVTTLYTKEQLLGTQVVAVVNFPKKQIANFMSECLILGAVNGKDVELLQPKAIVANGLKIS, translated from the coding sequence ATGGACGAGACTATAAATTGGCAAGATTTTGCAAAAATAGATATGCGTGTCGGGACGGTTTTAAAAGTAGATGATTTTCCAGAAGCAAGAAACCCTGCATACCAACTTCATATTAATTTTGGTGAAGAAATAGGAATTAAGAAAACGTCTGCGCAGGTAACTACCCTATATACCAAAGAACAGCTTTTAGGAACGCAAGTTGTGGCGGTCGTAAATTTTCCTAAAAAACAAATAGCTAACTTTATGAGTGAATGTCTTATATTGGGCGCTGTCAATGGCAAGGATGTGGAGCTTTTACAACCAAAAGCAATTGTTGCCAACGGACTGAAAATATCATAA
- a CDS encoding YfiT family bacillithiol transferase, which produces MENKELERLKYPTGKFEKPNQITHEQIQEWIHVLEMIPKELENLVKDLTDEQLETPYRPGGWTVRQTIHHISDSHHNSYIRFKWALTEDNPVIKAYDEKAWAELFDTKTAPIQLSLDHLKAVHGKLVHLLNGLSNVQLKMTFTHPSGNVHVPLDENIGHYAWHGRHHFAQILNLIERKGW; this is translated from the coding sequence ATGGAAAATAAAGAATTGGAGCGATTGAAATATCCGACAGGAAAATTTGAAAAACCTAATCAAATAACCCATGAGCAAATCCAAGAATGGATTCATGTGCTTGAGATGATTCCTAAAGAATTAGAGAACTTAGTTAAGGATTTAACCGATGAGCAATTAGAGACACCCTACCGGCCTGGTGGGTGGACGGTAAGGCAAACTATCCATCATATATCAGACAGTCATCATAACAGTTACATCCGTTTTAAATGGGCTCTTACAGAGGATAATCCAGTTATAAAGGCGTATGATGAAAAAGCTTGGGCAGAGCTTTTTGATACTAAAACTGCGCCTATACAATTGTCTTTAGATCACCTTAAAGCCGTTCACGGTAAGTTGGTTCATTTGCTAAACGGGCTTTCTAATGTTCAACTAAAGATGACGTTTACACATCCCAGTGGAAATGTTCACGTGCCGTTAGATGAGAATATTGGTCACTATGCTTGGCATGGAAGACATCACTTTGCTCAAATTTTAAATTTAATTGAAAGAAAGGGCTGGTAG
- a CDS encoding cold-shock protein, which yields MSKGTVKFFNDSKGYGFITEDGSSEDHFVHISGLIDEIREGDVVEFELQQGKKGLNAVNVKVVD from the coding sequence ATGAGTAAAGGAACAGTAAAATTCTTCAATGATTCTAAAGGTTACGGATTTATCACTGAAGATGGTTCAAGCGAAGATCACTTTGTACACATTTCTGGTTTGATCGATGAAATTCGTGAAGGTGACGTTGTAGAATTTGAGCTACAACAAGGTAAAAAAGGATTGAACGCGGTAAATGTGAAAGTAGTAGACTAA
- a CDS encoding peroxiredoxin — protein MATIRLGDKAPNFTAESSIGEINLYDYLGDSWGILFSHPADFTPVCTTELGTAAQFKGEFDKRNVKMIALSVDGAASHVEWIKDINEVQKTNVEFPIIADEDRKVSDLYDMIHPKADSTLTVRSVFIIAPDRTVKLMLTYPASTGRNFYELLRVIDSLQLTANHKVATPANWKNGEDVVVSPAISTEDAKTIFSKGVKEVKPYLRMTPDPTL, from the coding sequence ATGGCAACAATACGATTGGGCGATAAAGCCCCTAACTTTACAGCAGAAAGCTCTATAGGAGAAATTAATTTATATGATTATTTAGGTGATAGCTGGGGAATTCTTTTTTCTCACCCTGCAGATTTCACGCCAGTTTGTACCACAGAATTAGGTACAGCCGCACAATTTAAAGGCGAATTTGATAAGCGCAATGTAAAAATGATTGCGTTAAGTGTTGATGGTGCTGCATCTCATGTTGAGTGGATAAAGGATATTAACGAGGTTCAAAAAACTAATGTAGAATTTCCGATCATAGCAGATGAAGACCGCAAGGTTTCCGACCTGTATGACATGATACACCCAAAAGCAGACAGTACTTTAACCGTACGCTCAGTTTTCATTATTGCACCGGATAGAACGGTAAAGTTAATGTTGACCTACCCGGCTTCTACAGGACGTAATTTTTACGAATTACTACGAGTTATAGATTCTCTGCAACTTACAGCTAATCACAAAGTAGCAACACCAGCTAACTGGAAAAATGGCGAAGATGTTGTAGTGAGCCCAGCAATTTCTACGGAAGATGCTAAGACCATATTCAGTAAAGGCGTTAAAGAGGTAAAACCTTATTTACGCATGACACCAGACCCTACTTTGTAA
- a CDS encoding M28 family peptidase, whose protein sequence is MKKVILLLLSIGLSINVYAQSEDEQQLKKIYDLALTDSKAYDWLNYLSNQIGGRLSGSVQAQLAVDYTKKQLDSLGLDRVYLQPVMVPKWVRGTPEFAYFETSPGLSTNVPICALGGSVATPLGGLKAEVIEVQGVEDLERLGNGKIEGKIVFYNRPMDPTLISTFASYTGCVDQRYSGAEEAAKYGAVGVIVRSMNLRLDDYPHTGSMGYGNTPVSERIPAAAISTKGAELLSTTLKLNADIQFYFKQNCKQFDDVESFNVIGEIKGSEFPNEIMVVGGHLDSWDLGDGSHDDGAGCVQSMDVLRLLKKTGYKPKRTIRAVLFMNEENGLRGGNKYAEVASNKKENHVFALESDAGGFTPRGFSFDCSEENLKQVHSWKGLFEPYYIHLFEKGYSGADIRPLKNSDMVLAGLRPDSQRYFVHHHAENDTFEHVNKRELELGAASMASLVYLFDKYGIVK, encoded by the coding sequence ATGAAGAAAGTAATCCTACTCTTATTGAGTATAGGTCTAAGCATAAATGTGTATGCCCAAAGTGAAGATGAACAACAATTAAAAAAAATATATGATTTAGCACTTACAGATAGCAAGGCTTATGATTGGCTTAATTATCTCTCCAATCAAATAGGCGGGCGGTTATCGGGTAGCGTTCAAGCTCAATTGGCAGTCGATTATACCAAAAAGCAATTAGATTCTTTGGGTCTTGATCGTGTATATCTACAACCGGTAATGGTGCCAAAATGGGTGCGTGGAACACCAGAGTTTGCCTATTTTGAAACAAGTCCAGGACTTTCTACGAACGTTCCTATTTGTGCATTGGGTGGCTCTGTAGCAACTCCCTTAGGAGGATTGAAGGCTGAAGTCATTGAGGTACAAGGTGTTGAAGACTTAGAGAGGTTGGGTAACGGAAAAATCGAGGGTAAAATTGTTTTCTATAACAGACCTATGGATCCAACTCTGATCAGCACGTTTGCGTCATATACGGGTTGCGTGGATCAGCGTTATTCTGGTGCAGAAGAGGCTGCCAAATATGGGGCTGTTGGTGTTATTGTTAGATCAATGAATTTACGGTTAGATGATTATCCGCATACAGGTTCTATGGGGTACGGAAATACACCGGTTTCAGAGAGAATTCCTGCTGCAGCCATTAGTACTAAAGGAGCAGAACTATTAAGTACAACTTTAAAATTGAATGCTGATATTCAGTTTTATTTCAAGCAAAATTGCAAACAGTTTGATGATGTTGAATCTTTTAATGTCATTGGCGAAATTAAGGGGAGTGAGTTTCCAAACGAGATAATGGTTGTAGGAGGCCACCTTGACTCTTGGGACTTGGGTGATGGCTCCCATGATGATGGAGCCGGTTGCGTACAAAGTATGGATGTGCTTCGTTTGTTAAAAAAAACTGGGTATAAGCCAAAAAGAACTATTCGTGCTGTCTTGTTCATGAACGAAGAAAACGGTTTAAGAGGAGGTAATAAGTATGCTGAAGTGGCTAGTAATAAAAAAGAAAATCATGTTTTTGCCCTGGAGAGTGATGCGGGAGGTTTTACACCCCGCGGATTCTCTTTTGATTGTTCGGAGGAAAATTTGAAACAAGTACATAGCTGGAAAGGTCTTTTTGAACCTTACTATATTCACCTTTTTGAAAAGGGGTATAGTGGGGCAGATATTCGTCCTTTAAAAAATAGTGATATGGTTTTGGCAGGACTTAGACCAGATTCGCAAAGGTATTTTGTGCATCACCATGCCGAGAATGATACGTTTGAGCATGTAAATAAACGGGAGTTGGAACTAGGTGCGGCAAGTATGGCTAGTCTGGTTTATTTGTTTGATAAATATGGAATTGTAAAGTAG
- a CDS encoding thioredoxin family protein — translation MARTLSNMLPLGTTAPDFNLLNTRTEEHVNLNELKGNKGTVIAFICNHCPFVKHINPQLAKLAKDYEAKEIGFVAISSNDVENYPQDAPHLMKQTAVEEGYTFPYLYDETQEVGKKYDAACTPDFYLFDANLQLAYRGQLDDSRPGNGIPVTGKDLRNAINALLQNKKIDENQKPSIGCNIKWKK, via the coding sequence ATGGCAAGAACACTCAGTAATATGCTTCCGCTTGGCACAACTGCCCCAGATTTTAATTTATTGAATACTCGAACTGAAGAACACGTAAATCTTAACGAATTAAAGGGTAATAAAGGAACTGTAATTGCTTTTATTTGCAACCACTGCCCTTTTGTGAAACACATAAACCCGCAACTTGCCAAATTAGCAAAAGATTACGAAGCTAAAGAGATAGGGTTTGTTGCTATTTCCAGTAACGATGTTGAAAATTATCCGCAAGATGCGCCGCATCTTATGAAACAGACAGCTGTAGAGGAAGGTTATACTTTCCCTTATTTATATGATGAGACACAGGAAGTAGGCAAAAAATATGACGCAGCCTGTACACCAGATTTTTATTTATTCGATGCCAATCTACAACTAGCATATCGCGGTCAACTAGATGATTCCAGACCAGGAAACGGCATACCGGTAACAGGAAAAGATTTACGTAACGCCATTAATGCACTCTTACAAAACAAAAAAATAGACGAGAATCAAAAACCCAGTATTGGTTGTAACATCAAATGGAAAAAGTAA